The Toxoplasma gondii ME49 chromosome XI, whole genome shotgun sequence region GGGGTGCGCTCCATGACAGGTCACGGAGCTTCAGAACAccgtctgcagagacgaaaactgACGGGGAAAACTCTTTTTCACAAACAGAAGGTAGAACTTCAGACTGTCCCGGAGATCGATGTTCGTCACTAGAATGTTCAAAATCGGGTTGTTCGCACTCTGCCAGGAGCCAGTCTCGCTCTGCAGGGCGAACCCCATTCAGAAGACGATACCTGAGTCAACGCTCAATAATTCACCTCGCTCTTGCGTTATCAGTGTGCTTGCTGCTACCGGCGATTGCTGCCACGGCGTTCCGTAGAGGAAAGACGGCGGAAGACAAACGCGAGGGACGCGCGACACTGAGTGAAATGTCTACACATCCGCCAACAAATCGGGTCGCAGCTTTTGCAGCCTCGTCTccgaggggagaaaaggctAAAAAACTGGTTGCCAAGGCGCCTGCTGCCAAGCTGGTGGCGGCTGCGACGGCAGTGATAGCTATGGCAGTGGTTATTGCGGTGATAAACTCGCGTCGTGCAAGCCACAGATGGAATGAACTGTTTCTGGGACGGACCTCAACAGAGGTGGCGGCAAAGGGAGCGCCAAAAGTGGATTCAGGGCCCGTTCAAGTCGTTGATGGTCAAGCGGCTTTGACCCCCGACAGCGAGGGCGAGCAAAGTTTCGCTTATATTCCAGTGTGGAAGCGGCAGATTGCCAACCACGCGATTGCTGTCATTTTCGCCACCGTTTACGCATTCATCTTCTGTACGGTAATCACAATGTCGAGGGAGGATGAGCCCTTTGAGGAAGAAAATCGGGATGGCAATCCCCGCGATTTCGGCCCCTCCGGCCTTGTGCAAGACGCGCCTAAAGATCCTCCGCCACCGTATGCTAGCCCAACGGAAGGTGCTGCCAGCCCAGAACCACTCCCTCCTCGTCCCACAAGCTTCCCACAACCGTTCCCTTCACTCCTTTCACCTGAGCGTGAGTCCGACTCTCCGCGTTCTCCCCCCGCCAGACCACCGTTCATTTCAATGCATTCGCAAGATCAGGACAGcttgccttcgccttccacAGGCCAACCGAAAACAGTTAGGCAGTTGTCACGTGTTGCGGAGTCCGTCTGGCAAGTGCTTGACCTGCAAAGGCAGCTCCACAGTGGAAACTTATGGAAGGCTTTTTTCAAGCTGGAGGGGGCTATGGGCTCGGACGTTCCTGCAGCTGCGAGTCACGTCGCCTCGGAGTACAGCCGCGAAGCTTTGCAGGAAACTCTTTTGTGCCGCAAAGCCGCAAGACTAGCTCGCTTGTCCACAATGCTGGTGGCTGCAAAAATCACTTCTTACGAGGCGAAAATTGATGCTGCAATGGATATGTTGGGTGCTGCGCTGAAGGCAAAAGCGCACACCGAAGAATCTCCAGACGTGCGCCCCAAAGTGATTATGCCCACCAGAAAGGTGCTCAGGAAACTGGAACGCGGTTTTCGTGCGCAGCAAAATAATCTACGCCTTGCAAGCGAACTTGCAAGACGAGCCTACGGTTTAGTCGCGAAACAGGAGGCGGACGCTATATCAAACTTTATCAcgttggaagaagaggctttgTTGTTCCGTATCCATCACCTCGAAGCCCGCCTTGAGGTCTTGAAGGCGCAGGTGGAGGCTGCCACAGGAGCGGCAGAAGCTCTCGATGGAGAAAAGCAAGCACCCTACGAGGTTTTGTCAGACTCCGAAGTCGCATTGCTCGGGGCCACAGCAGAAGATCTTTTGAAACGTGCAGCCATTGCAGGCGCGTTTATAGAGGAACCCTCCCTTGTTCCAGAGTTGGCATTCCTATTTACACACGACTGCCCCGTGCCTGGAAGCCTCCTTCGAAGCAGTTTTTTGAATGACGTTGCACATTGCATTGAAAGGCTCCAACATGTGGTGAATAAAATGACGAACCGATCTTGATTCATGCATGAGACGTGCTTGGTCCGACGCATGCTAATTCTCCGAGTTTATGCCACCTAGAAAAATCTCGAAGGACCAACACAGGCTTAGGGTGCTGTGACCCAGCACCAGGGTTGATACATCGGTGGACGCAGGAGATCCACATAATGGAATCGTGCGTCGTTGAGATGATTTGATAGGGAAGATGTGATTCTGTCCGTGCTTTACTTCGATTGGACATTCACTTTTTGAGCTGTTCAGAACAGGGGTTGTTTACTGGTGGGATGCTCTTTCCCAGTCTCTGCGGCTGCGAAAGCACGCCAATAAGTTATGCTACAAGGAAAGTATTGGTGCGTGTGCACAATTTGCCAAGTAATCGGCCAACTTCAGTTCGAATCACAGCCGCTAGTTTTACACAGCTTTTTCTGCACGTCATTTTCGCTCTGGAGATGTTTGCATAATACGCGGGTCTACGATTGTGTGCGAAGCGGTGCATCTCCCGTTTCACCTCCTGTTGAGTGGCTTTTGTGCAGGAAGTAAATACAACAGTTTTGACACGCCATTTTTGCCATCCTGCTTCGGGTTTAATGTCGAGGCTACGGTGGTTGTTTAAACGACTTCAAATGACGGTGCAGCGGCGTCTTGCTAGACCTAAATTGTGCGCGACAGGACACAAATGCGAATGACAGTGACTAACGCCGACCTTGTATGAATGAAATGTGTACGGTATGACGGCGATGATGAGAACATGTCTCAACATGAGACGTCTAAAGAAGCGCAATCAGATGTACCAATCTGCCGTTGTCAAGAAGACTGAGATGTGCAGCTGTCTCGTGGGACCATGTACAGCGCTGAAAGCAGCTAAGATCAGTCAATCGGTGCAGTCGTCGGTGCGTTGCCTTCGTTTCAGCGCCTCTCGGTTACGGGAGAAAATTCATGCATTAAATGAAGTGTCGTTCAGCCGGCTGACGCTGAGTAGAATCCTTCACGCGACTGTAATCACTGGCAGTGTCTGATTGTAAAGTTAGTGGGGTTTCTTTTAGGACACGAGAATGTATGCAATCGCCATAGGAAATGGTGGGCAGGTAGAGCCCGCGGTTCCCAGTCACTTTCGCGTCGAGCCAATGACAAGGAAAAAAGCAAATCTCCTTAACCAGACTCGGTCAATAGATCAGTGAAACGTTCCCACAGAGGACGGGTGAGTCTGCGATGAGTGGAACACCTGGGCACAAGAAGTGGTCTCTACTATCCTTTTCCACCCCTGCAGACTGACTGTTCTGTCCTTCCGGCTCCGGGTTTGAAGCACGCAAGGCATGACCAGAGCGTTTGCCACAGGCAGGCTGGCCAATGGAAGTTGACTATCCTACGTTGTCCCATAAGCTTGCTGTAAGAGGGTTTTTCTCTACGCATGCATTTAGTCTATGGGATGGAGATTCATTACCGACAAAAGTCTTCTAAAATGTTTGTTGGTTTCCTAGAACCTCCCGACACAGCACCAAAAGAGCGAGAAATCTACTGTACTTCACGGGCAGGGACGAACAAAGTTTTGCTTTGAATGCTAAAGCAAATCGAATAGGTGTATATGAATGTACGCTCACATGCACTGTTTACTTCGGTCGTTTCACAGTTTGTGGTTCAACTGCAGATATGTCAAAACTAACTGAAATCGTGTTTCTGAATCACTCATCAACTTGTTTACTGTTTTCAGGGAACGGGAACCATTCCGTTCGCAGAACAACTGAGCCAAGGCGTTGCTTGAATGTGAGACTCATGTTGGTTCGTTCGTGACTTTGATGGGCACATCTTGTCGCCACGAGCATTGTCAAGTCTGTGCATGATTGAAAGGGAAACAATGGCAAATGCGGGGGTTAAGGGTGGCGGTCATGTAACGTACGGCTTTCCCAGGGTGTCTATAGTTGTTGACTTAACCATATACGTTTGTCCAAACTTGCATTGTAGTACATTACAACAAATGCAAAGTGAGCAGCACGTTCCAACTGCAAGAGTTATCGGTTGACACTCCAAAACGACGAACCACATTGTTTTTTGTTCCTTCAAACGATCAGTGTGTTCCTTCCGTGCCTCTAGCGGATGGTGCAACTGTGTAAGTTTAGAAGAACAAAAAAGAGGAGTGATATCTGACAACATGGGTAAAAAGCTTGTCGGAGCCCAGATACGTGAGTTGCGAATGcagttctgcatgcgcaccaTTGGCAAGCACCGATGCTGTTTAACGGCATTTAACTCCTCGACCCAAAAGGGGATCTCTCCTAAAGCGTATTGTTCTTGAAAGTAGCGCCCTCTTGGATGTTCTTCTATTTCATCAGGCCCAGTATTTTCCGCACACGCTTGCTATTTTTCCCTATTCCCGTATTTCCTCTATCACGCCTTGGCCGCGGTTGGTGTGTGCATTTTACTCGGCTGCGCGACACGTCACACCAACGGGCTTTGGAGAGCGTAGATACCTTTCTTAGTTAACTTTCGCATTGAATACATCTGACGTACGGAGCATGGTAGGTGTGCCGTTTGTCTGTCGAATTCCACTACTGAACAATGTGTCTACGCTTGGAAGCGACGTGCTGTTGACCTACATTGGCGCTAGTCGAGTCAAAGTTGTCCAACGGGGCCAAACAGAAAGCTTGAGTGTCTTTTTTAGTCGCCTCTGATCATCGTATGGTTACATCTTAAGAGCAATTGTTTTCGGATGGTACTGATACCATTTTGGGCTCAACTTAAGGAattcggtttcttcttcgccgctctGCCCTTAGCCTTTTGTCGCGGTAAGCGGCTACTTTGTGAGAACTGAACAGTGACTCGACAAACGAAGGGGACACTGTAGTATAGCTCTTCGTAGCTCAAGCACTCGGTCAAGTCCCATCATATTATGTTCAAAGTTACGTTTTTCCGTGACTTTTTGTCTTCTATTCCCCCTTTCTCTCAAAACTctgccgaggaagaagctggcAAAGACTTGCGTATGTGCTCTCCGGGGCGCAACCACGGCAACCCAGCCCATCATCTCTCCTCTCATCCACACTTTCCGTTTTGTTTACGAGTTTTCTGGTCGTTTGCCGCAAGGCTGTAAGGAATGCATGACGGCAGAGTTCGGGCAGAGGTGCGCTTGTCTCGTTCTAGCTGGATTAATTCAGCAACGGAAAGGGCATTTGACCCGCGTCTTCACTTTTAGTTTACCTGGGATACTTTCAGAGTCTTTTTTCCGTCTCCAAGATGCATCAGCGAGCAGTTGTGTGTACAATGTGCGGGGGGAAATTCTTCCCGGCGAGTCTTAGTTTCCACCAAAAGGCGTGCGCAAAGAAGCAAAGTTATGCGTTACTTCCCTGTTCCTACTGCGACACAGAAATTCCTAAACCGGACTTGGATCGACACATGAAGGAAGCGTGCGCAAAAGCTCCGAAGCAACCGAAGAGTGCTGGAAAGGGCGAGGGTGATTGGCACATTGAGGGTGATGGGGGTAGAATAAAAGGACTCAGTGAGCTTTTGGATGATCAAGGAAGGATGCAGTGCGTTGTCTGTCACCGCTGGTTTCTTCAAGATCGTATTGGAAAGCACCAGAGTATCTGCCGTGCGATAGAGGAGAAGCGCAAGGATCAGCCAATTCGCGTTTTTGATTCCTtcaagcagagacagttcGATCCCCTCATACGCCCGGCTCTGCGAGCCGAAGGTAATGAACGCCAAGCACGCTTACGTAACAATTCCTTTTCAGCCTCCGTCCGCGCTGCTAGATCTTACTATTCCAATTTCCACAAAAGTGGGGAGACCGCGAAATCCAGCGACCGTGCTGCTGGGCACCTTCCCGCTACGCGTGAGGGACAGAGTGATTCGCCTGCTAGCAATCATCACACAAAGAAAACGTCTCGAGCTGGGTGCAGTTATCCTTTCTCTGGTAAGTCGCCAACGAGCCCTGTTGGCGAGATATCACGTAAAGGTGGTAGCCCGGATAAAGCAAGTATCGCGTCTTCTCGGTGTGTGTCCGGCGCGGGAGGCTCTCTTCCATATTCACGCGATGCCGTTCCTGAAAAACTAGCTGTAGAAAAAGAGGGTCGTTTACGAGACACACAGTATCTGGCTTCAAGGTCCCATCCGACTAGCCAGGCATCAGGAGCAGCAGGTGGACATGTCCCAGCCAGGAGTTCGAAATTAGGTGTGATGCATGCCAGCGGAAACATGGAAGGAACAGGAACGAGTTCTCCGGAGAGCAGACGTGGAGGCCGCCGCTATCCCGATGTGCCGCCGGCGACGAGAGCAGGAGGGTGGCGCCAAGAAAGCAGGCCGTCggctgcgtttctgtcgtCCGGTCGGTGCACGACTTCGTACTCGGGACGGGTTAGTGCGGGCAGGATTCTGCAGTCGAACGAAAGTTCGATTGATAACCCCATGGCTTATCCAAACTATCCCGGTGGCCATTATAATTCGGAACGGAGCCTCCACAGTCTGCAGAACGCTTCTCCGGGAGGACCTCGGTCACCGATTGCACTGCAACAGCAGCCGCGTTTGAGAAACAGTCGTCCTGGTGGGGCAGGAACGATCCTTCCAACAAATGAAACATCGCCAGACAATCCTCTTGCTCGCGGAAACTATTAAGGGTGAAACAGTGTCCCGAGCGGGAGGGCGAGACGCGTTCTTCTTAACGTCGTGTGTAGGATGGCGGCAGCAGCGGACACGAGTTTCCTCGTAGATACATCATGCGGGTCGGTCGTGAAAAAAAGTGGCATACTGTGATACGTGCGTACTGGGGAGTAGCGTACTCCCCGTTGTTGTGTAGGACATTTTGGAGCCGTACATTGTAATTTGTTTGGTGATATTTTCGAAAGAACCTGGGAACGCTACGGCTTTTTGTCGGGCAGACGTGACGATGGAGTCTTTCCCGAAATATGTAGCCAGTGGCACACCCTGCTTGAGGTCCTTCGATCACATTAATCTCTACGTTTACGACTGTCGCCCCCCAAATGCGAGTTTCCTATTCAGTACATGGCTGTCATTCGCCATTTGTTTTTCAGCTGGAGTCAAGACCTTCGGTCTAATCGTCTTTTTCCCTTTACACTCCACGTGTGAAAGAGCTAGAATACCTAAATATAGTCAAGTACATTAATGCACTCTACACTGTTCGTAACAAGAATTGTACCGCGGGACGTAGTGTCTAGGTTCCATCATCCTACACAGAAACTGTAAAAGCTTGTGATATGACTCCGTACGACAGACAGGTTGTTCAACATAATGAAACTGCTTTGTACAGTCTACCCGCTCCGTTGTCTTTATAAGGTATCCAACGCCAGCATCTCCGCGAGGGCTTGCCCGAAATGAATTCGCACATGCCAGTTTGCAGGCTTTACTGCTGCGCTTTTTCTTGGATGTCAGCGTCGGAAAAACGCTGATCACCAAGCTTGCTCCTTATGTACTAACATCCGGAAATATGTGCTGTAATACGCACACTGTTATATTTTTCCTTACGTATCGATATAGAGGAGatggcatatatatatatatatatatatatata contains the following coding sequences:
- a CDS encoding hypothetical protein (encoded by transcript TGME49_313665), whose protein sequence is MHQRAVVCTMCGGKFFPASLSFHQKACAKKQSYALLPCSYCDTEIPKPDLDRHMKEACAKAPKQPKSAGKGEGDWHIEGDGGRIKGLSELLDDQGRMQCVVCHRWFLQDRIGKHQSICRAIEEKRKDQPIRVFDSFKQRQFDPLIRPALRAEGNERQARLRNNSFSASVRAARSYYSNFHKSGETAKSSDRAAGHLPATREGQSDSPASNHHTKKTSRAGCSYPFSGKSPTSPVGEISRKGGSPDKASIASSRCVSGAGGSLPYSRDAVPEKLAVEKEGRLRDTQYLASRSHPTSQASGAAGGHVPARSSKLGVMHASGNMEGTGTSSPESRRGGRRYPDVPPATRAGGWRQESRPSAAFLSSGRCTTSYSGRVSAGRILQSNESSIDNPMAYPNYPGGHYNSERSLHSLQNASPGGPRSPIALQQQPRLRNSRPGGAGTILPTNETSPDNPLARGNY
- a CDS encoding hypothetical protein (encoded by transcript TGME49_313660~Predicted trans-membrane domain (TMHMM2.0):129-152:199-222:284-307), yielding MSREWLATTGNTASFPTDSFQFQVPWCTKRLGTSADFTGFISIHEAAASRYQPGRGALHDRSRSFRTPSAETKTDGENSFSQTEGRTSDCPGDRCSSLECSKSGCSHSARSQSRSAGRTPFRRRYLSQRSIIHLALALSVCLLLPAIAATAFRRGKTAEDKREGRATLSEMSTHPPTNRVAAFAASSPRGEKAKKLVAKAPAAKLVAAATAVIAMAVVIAVINSRRASHRWNELFLGRTSTEVAAKGAPKVDSGPVQVVDGQAALTPDSEGEQSFAYIPVWKRQIANHAIAVIFATVYAFIFCTVITMSREDEPFEEENRDGNPRDFGPSGLVQDAPKDPPPPYASPTEGAASPEPLPPRPTSFPQPFPSLLSPERESDSPRSPPARPPFISMHSQDQDSLPSPSTGQPKTVRQLSRVAESVWQVLDLQRQLHSGNLWKAFFKLEGAMGSDVPAAASHVASEYSREALQETLLCRKAARLARLSTMLVAAKITSYEAKIDAAMDMLGAALKAKAHTEESPDVRPKVIMPTRKVLRKLERGFRAQQNNLRLASELARRAYGLVAKQEADAISNFITLEEEALLFRIHHLEARLEVLKAQVEAATGAAEALDGEKQAPYEVLSDSEVALLGATAEDLLKRAAIAGAFIEEPSLVPELAFLFTHDCPVPGSLLRSSFLNDVAHCIERLQHVVNKMTNRS